The Enterococcus sp. 7F3_DIV0205 genome has a window encoding:
- a CDS encoding glucose 1-dehydrogenase: MRLKGKIALVTGASMGMGKEHAALFIKEGAIVYIADIDDSSGKEATADLGENAHFVHLDVTKEEQWQAVIEQISKEQGVLDILVNNAGISVFKSLENTSQDDFMRTIEINQLSVFLGMKTSIGLMKKSQSASIINISSIEGFEGSIGGYGYVSSKFAVRGLTKCAALEFADRNIRVNSVHPGGVITPMVTQATGEQKAAIEQFQQTIPMKRMANPQEISKLVLFLASDDSSYSTGSEFIADGGILA; encoded by the coding sequence ATGAGATTAAAAGGAAAAATTGCGTTGGTTACTGGAGCATCGATGGGGATGGGGAAAGAGCATGCTGCTTTATTTATTAAGGAAGGTGCGATCGTTTATATTGCGGATATCGATGATAGTTCAGGAAAAGAAGCAACTGCCGATTTAGGCGAAAACGCTCATTTTGTTCATTTGGACGTTACAAAAGAAGAACAGTGGCAAGCTGTTATTGAGCAAATTTCTAAAGAGCAAGGTGTATTAGATATCCTTGTTAATAATGCGGGGATTAGTGTCTTTAAAAGTTTAGAAAATACTAGCCAGGATGATTTTATGAGGACGATTGAAATCAATCAACTATCTGTCTTTTTAGGGATGAAAACATCTATCGGATTAATGAAAAAAAGTCAATCAGCTTCAATCATTAATATTTCATCTATCGAAGGTTTTGAAGGAAGTATCGGTGGTTATGGCTATGTCAGTTCAAAATTTGCGGTTAGAGGCTTAACTAAATGTGCCGCTTTAGAATTTGCAGATAGGAATATCCGCGTCAATTCTGTGCATCCTGGCGGCGTTATTACGCCAATGGTCACCCAAGCAACGGGAGAACAAAAAGCTGCAATTGAACAATTCCAGCAAACAATTCCGATGAAAAGGATGGCTAATCCACAAGAAATCTCAAAATTAGTCTTGTTTTTAGCATCAGATGATTCTTCTTATTCAACAGGTAGTGAATTTATCGCAGACGGCGGTATTTTAGCGTGA
- a CDS encoding SprT family protein, whose protein sequence is MSRFSTEEKPAKPVFTDDQLQKLVEEISLSFFEKKFKHKAFFNRRLKTTGGRYHLNSHDIDFNPKVVELYGEDELIKVIKHELCHYHLHIEGKGYKHKDSDFKTLLKQTGGSRYVRPLVKQKPQSYHQYQCEKCQTLILRKRRINTQKFVCGKCHGKLIKV, encoded by the coding sequence TTGAGTCGTTTTTCAACAGAGGAAAAACCAGCAAAGCCAGTATTTACCGATGATCAGTTACAAAAATTAGTAGAAGAAATTTCGTTGTCTTTTTTTGAAAAAAAGTTTAAACATAAAGCCTTTTTCAATCGACGGTTGAAAACGACAGGTGGGCGTTATCATTTAAATTCTCATGATATTGACTTCAACCCAAAAGTCGTCGAATTATACGGTGAAGATGAATTGATCAAAGTAATCAAACATGAACTTTGTCATTATCATCTCCATATTGAAGGAAAAGGCTACAAACATAAAGATTCTGATTTCAAGACTTTATTAAAGCAAACGGGCGGCAGTCGCTATGTGCGCCCGTTAGTTAAACAAAAGCCTCAATCCTATCATCAGTATCAATGTGAGAAGTGTCAAACATTGATTTTAAGAAAACGTAGAATCAATACGCAAAAGTTTGTCTGTGGCAAATGCCATGGAAAGTTGATAAAGGTCTAG
- a CDS encoding DUF2871 domain-containing protein: MKKLVRVSMSYMIFGLLAGVFYREFTKWNDFSGTTQLSVLHTHVLILGMFFFLIVLVLEKNFQLTKEKNYKKFYIIYNIGLGVTLLMMIVRGILQVLGHPESAAISGMAGLGHIIITVGLAYFFQVLFKAVKE; the protein is encoded by the coding sequence ATGAAAAAATTAGTTAGAGTTAGTATGTCTTATATGATTTTTGGATTATTGGCCGGAGTTTTTTATCGTGAATTTACAAAATGGAATGATTTTTCTGGTACAACACAATTGAGTGTTTTACACACACATGTATTGATTTTAGGAATGTTCTTTTTCTTGATTGTTTTAGTGCTAGAAAAGAATTTTCAATTGACTAAAGAGAAAAATTATAAAAAATTCTATATTATTTATAATATTGGCTTAGGTGTTACATTATTAATGATGATCGTTCGAGGTATTTTGCAAGTATTAGGTCATCCTGAATCAGCAGCGATTTCTGGAATGGCTGGATTAGGTCATATTATCATTACAGTGGGATTAGCTTATTTCTTCCAAGTTTTATTTAAAGCAGTTAAAGAATAG
- a CDS encoding helix-turn-helix domain-containing protein — MDSFGAVIKEIRKNRKLTQKMLSEDICSQSVLSRIENNEELPNVVVMQQICQRLGVTMDQIMQFKSDEVRLITQIFEKIADYFRHKEYKKIMRYMKDTQIEERLHLDTDWQRYYYYLGSCKFYLCSDYEQAILDLKKGLSYTYQANKVNLSDFEIQVISCIGSTYSSIGKIADAEKYLKLSIHYFHKLPNERVTAELTKIFYNYSKFLTDQKRLEEAQIYIDQGIVWSRHRNSYYYLSELFQLKSQLMFVKGKIEQAEEYQILSEQILRIETIKI; from the coding sequence ATGGATTCTTTTGGAGCAGTTATTAAAGAGATTCGTAAGAATAGAAAACTAACGCAAAAAATGTTATCAGAAGACATTTGTTCACAAAGTGTATTGAGTAGGATCGAAAATAATGAAGAGTTACCTAATGTGGTAGTGATGCAACAAATTTGTCAGCGTTTAGGTGTAACAATGGACCAAATCATGCAGTTCAAGTCAGATGAAGTTCGTTTGATTACACAAATATTTGAAAAAATAGCGGATTACTTTCGACATAAAGAATATAAAAAAATAATGAGGTACATGAAAGATACTCAAATTGAAGAACGTTTACATTTGGATACAGACTGGCAACGCTATTATTATTATTTAGGTAGTTGTAAATTTTATCTTTGCAGTGATTACGAACAAGCGATCCTTGACTTGAAAAAAGGTCTTTCATACACCTATCAAGCAAATAAAGTGAACTTGTCTGATTTTGAAATTCAAGTGATCAGTTGTATCGGCAGTACATATAGTAGTATTGGTAAGATTGCGGATGCTGAGAAATATTTGAAACTAAGTATTCATTATTTTCATAAATTACCAAATGAACGCGTGACTGCTGAATTAACAAAGATATTTTATAATTACTCTAAATTTTTAACAGATCAAAAACGTTTGGAAGAGGCTCAAATCTATATCGATCAGGGAATTGTTTGGTCAAGACATCGAAATAGTTATTACTATCTAAGCGAATTATTTCAATTAAAAAGTCAATTGATGTTTGTTAAAGGAAAAATAGAACAAGCAGAAGAATATCAAATTTTATCGGAACAAATTCTCCGTATCGAAACAATTAAAATCTAA
- the nagA gene encoding N-acetylglucosamine-6-phosphate deacetylase: MRTFIFAEKFFLKSDVKGPGYLEITDGLFGDFYKEVPEKDVKVIKEEGKWIAPGLVDTHIHGYMNHDVMDNDAEGLKVMSEGLLSCGVTSFLPTTLTSSKERLKDVAKTIGDVYQEVPGAKVQGIYFEGPFFTEEHKGAQNPSYFGDPDLATFNEWQEASGGLIKKIALAPERKGVKEFVKAVTDEGVVVALGHSDATLEQATDAVESGASVFVHAYNGMRGLNHREPGMVGALMSLKHVFSELICDGHHVHPNAADILMEKAGHDHVALITDCMMAGGMPEGDYILGEFPVVVKDGTARLESGNLAGSILKLKEAIKNVVDWEIATPEQAIMMATLVPAVSCKIDDKCGMISKGRDADFIVLNPNMELDATYLDGVERYRA, translated from the coding sequence ATGAGAACGTTTATCTTTGCTGAAAAGTTCTTTTTAAAAAGTGATGTAAAAGGACCAGGTTATTTAGAGATCACAGATGGTCTTTTCGGAGATTTTTATAAAGAAGTTCCTGAAAAAGATGTAAAAGTAATCAAAGAAGAAGGCAAATGGATTGCACCTGGCTTGGTTGATACCCATATTCATGGTTATATGAATCATGATGTGATGGATAACGATGCTGAAGGATTGAAAGTTATGTCAGAAGGATTGTTATCTTGTGGTGTAACATCATTTTTACCAACAACGTTGACTTCAAGTAAAGAACGCTTAAAAGATGTTGCCAAAACGATCGGTGATGTTTATCAAGAAGTTCCAGGAGCGAAAGTTCAAGGAATTTACTTTGAAGGACCTTTCTTTACAGAAGAACACAAAGGCGCTCAAAATCCAAGTTACTTTGGCGATCCAGATTTAGCGACATTTAATGAGTGGCAGGAAGCTTCTGGCGGTTTGATCAAAAAAATCGCATTAGCTCCAGAACGTAAGGGTGTTAAAGAGTTTGTAAAAGCTGTAACAGATGAAGGTGTTGTTGTGGCGTTAGGTCACAGTGATGCAACATTAGAGCAAGCAACAGATGCAGTAGAATCTGGTGCTAGTGTCTTTGTTCATGCATATAATGGGATGCGTGGATTGAATCATCGTGAACCAGGAATGGTCGGCGCACTAATGTCATTGAAACATGTCTTTTCTGAATTGATTTGTGATGGACACCATGTTCACCCGAATGCAGCAGATATTTTAATGGAAAAAGCGGGTCATGATCATGTAGCATTGATTACTGACTGTATGATGGCTGGCGGCATGCCAGAAGGTGATTACATTTTAGGCGAGTTTCCAGTTGTTGTTAAAGACGGAACAGCTCGTTTAGAATCGGGCAATTTAGCTGGTAGTATTTTAAAATTAAAAGAAGCAATCAAAAACGTTGTGGACTGGGAAATCGCTACACCAGAACAAGCGATTATGATGGCAACATTAGTTCCAGCTGTTAGTTGTAAAATCGATGACAAATGCGGTATGATTTCTAAAGGTCGCGATGCAGACTTTATCGTGTTAAATCCAAATATGGAATTAGATGCAACCTATTTGGACGGTGTAGAACGTTACCGTGCATAA
- a CDS encoding glycoside hydrolase family 13 protein, producing the protein MTIKRTWWKEAVGYQIYPRSFMDTNGDGIGDLNGIRSKLDYLKELGIGFIWITPIYESPNIDNGYDISDYQKILRTFGTMEEFDLLVEEAHTLGIKIIMDLVINHTSNQHPWFLESRSSVKDDYRDYYIWADGKIDGPPNDWVSIFGGSAWEYDETTNQYYLHVFAKEQPDLNWENPRVKRELFSMIDWWLDKGIDGFRVDAISHIKKAPLETPLTSDPFESFKNVPGIETHLEELRDVFKKRDILTVGEANGVSAKEAHQWLGENEGYFNMLFEFDHISLWNKEEQETLDVIRFKEAITTWQEALADGKGWNALYMENHDIPRSVSSFGSEETVFWQASAKALALTFLLLQGTPFIYQGQEIGMTNMPFASIDDIDAVDTKNFYYEMIHAGVTPEKAMEVIRKTARDNARTPMQWTAEEYAGFSKRTPWIVMNPNKQSINVLDESMDPNSVLNFYKEVIQLRNQNEALIYGSYKLYLPKHPQLFVYGRRLGTERFVIMINLSKEFASADLPENVQIEEWNLVVSNLNDHAIHQHTLFAPYEARVYKHK; encoded by the coding sequence ATGACAATCAAACGTACTTGGTGGAAAGAAGCAGTTGGTTATCAGATCTACCCAAGAAGTTTTATGGATACTAATGGTGATGGTATCGGTGATTTGAACGGTATTCGCTCAAAGTTAGACTACCTTAAGGAGTTAGGAATTGGCTTTATTTGGATCACCCCAATCTATGAATCACCTAATATAGATAACGGTTATGACATCAGTGACTACCAGAAAATTCTCAGAACATTTGGTACGATGGAAGAATTCGATTTGTTAGTGGAAGAAGCACATACATTAGGAATCAAGATCATTATGGATTTAGTTATCAATCACACCTCTAATCAACATCCTTGGTTTTTGGAATCAAGATCTTCCGTAAAAGATGATTATAGAGATTATTATATTTGGGCAGATGGCAAGATTGATGGTCCGCCCAACGATTGGGTTTCGATTTTTGGAGGATCGGCATGGGAATATGATGAAACAACCAATCAATATTACCTCCATGTTTTTGCCAAAGAGCAGCCTGATTTGAATTGGGAAAATCCTAGAGTTAAAAGAGAATTATTTTCAATGATCGATTGGTGGTTAGATAAAGGTATTGATGGGTTTCGTGTTGATGCGATCTCTCACATCAAAAAGGCACCTTTAGAAACGCCCTTAACCAGCGACCCCTTTGAATCATTTAAAAATGTACCTGGAATTGAAACGCACTTAGAAGAGCTGAGAGATGTGTTTAAAAAACGTGATATTTTAACGGTTGGTGAAGCGAATGGTGTTAGTGCCAAAGAAGCGCATCAATGGTTAGGAGAAAATGAAGGATACTTTAATATGCTGTTTGAGTTTGATCATATTTCACTTTGGAATAAAGAAGAACAAGAGACTCTAGATGTCATTCGTTTTAAAGAAGCAATCACTACTTGGCAAGAAGCTTTGGCGGATGGTAAAGGTTGGAATGCTTTGTATATGGAAAATCATGATATTCCTCGTTCTGTTTCAAGTTTTGGTAGTGAAGAGACTGTGTTCTGGCAGGCATCTGCTAAAGCATTAGCACTCACATTTCTTTTACTACAAGGAACGCCTTTTATATACCAAGGACAAGAAATAGGAATGACAAATATGCCATTTGCATCGATTGATGATATCGATGCAGTAGATACTAAAAATTTTTATTATGAAATGATCCATGCAGGAGTGACACCGGAAAAAGCAATGGAAGTGATTCGAAAAACAGCTAGAGATAATGCAAGAACACCGATGCAGTGGACGGCAGAAGAATATGCTGGTTTTTCAAAAAGAACACCTTGGATAGTTATGAATCCAAATAAGCAGTCCATCAATGTATTAGATGAATCAATGGATCCAAATTCAGTGTTAAACTTTTACAAAGAAGTAATTCAGTTAAGAAATCAAAATGAAGCATTGATTTATGGATCGTATAAATTGTACTTACCTAAACACCCACAATTATTTGTTTATGGTCGTCGCTTAGGAACAGAAAGGTTTGTGATCATGATTAATTTGTCTAAAGAATTTGCATCGGCTGATTTGCCAGAAAATGTTCAAATTGAAGAGTGGAATTTGGTAGTATCCAACCTCAATGATCACGCGATTCATCAACACACACTATTTGCTCCTTATGAAGCAAGAGTTTACAAACATAAATAA
- a CDS encoding ElyC/SanA/YdcF family protein, translated as MIQEWNTVIDYLSEKEKVTGTYDLAILAGNSLPYLANELIDLYKQKKVSACLLVGGIGHATPFLRKNFKDMGINVSDTSETEMYLEYFKEKYSLDTSSFLTETTSTNSGENALFSLNTVKSMGITPKKVLLLEDPILQRRIKATFKKEWQETDTVFTNYVPIVPYVTAINETISFEDPKLNGLWSKEYFLSLVLGEIPRLRNDEYGYGPKGRDYIGEVMIPQDVSLAYDMLLQRFEYKQKR; from the coding sequence ATGATTCAGGAATGGAATACAGTCATCGACTATTTATCAGAGAAAGAAAAAGTGACAGGTACTTATGATTTAGCGATTTTAGCTGGAAATAGTTTACCTTATCTTGCAAATGAGTTGATCGATTTATACAAGCAAAAAAAAGTATCCGCGTGTTTACTTGTGGGTGGCATTGGTCATGCTACGCCTTTTTTACGCAAAAATTTTAAAGATATGGGCATAAACGTGAGTGACACAAGTGAAACTGAAATGTATTTAGAGTACTTTAAAGAAAAATATTCTCTCGATACAAGCTCATTTTTAACAGAGACAACATCAACTAATTCTGGTGAAAATGCCCTTTTTTCATTAAATACTGTAAAATCAATGGGAATCACGCCCAAAAAAGTCTTGTTATTAGAAGATCCCATCTTACAAAGAAGAATCAAAGCAACTTTTAAAAAAGAATGGCAAGAAACCGACACAGTGTTTACAAACTATGTACCAATAGTACCTTACGTTACAGCTATCAATGAAACGATCAGTTTTGAAGATCCGAAGCTAAATGGTTTATGGAGCAAAGAATATTTTCTTTCTTTAGTTTTAGGTGAAATTCCACGACTAAGGAATGATGAATACGGTTATGGTCCTAAAGGCCGTGATTATATAGGTGAAGTAATGATTCCTCAGGATGTGTCTCTAGCATATGACATGTTACTGCAGCGATTTGAATACAAGCAGAAACGGTGA
- a CDS encoding pyridoxal phosphate-dependent aminotransferase, which produces MRNFEKSNKLDGVSYDVRGPVLEEADRMHEEGIRILKLNTGNPAPFGFDAPNEVVRDMIMNVRNSEGYSDSKGIFSARKAIEQYCQVKGFPNVTINDIYTGNGVSELISMCMQGLLNNGDEVLVPMPDYPLWTASVSLAGGNPVHYICDEQAEWYPDIDDIKSKVTTNTKAIVLINPNNPTGALYPKEILEQIVEIARQNDLIIFSDEIYDRLVMDGLTHIPIATLAPDLFVVTLNGLSKSHRVAGFRCGWMVLSGNKKHVKGYIEGLNMLASMRLCSNVLSQQIIQTALGGYQSVDDLLLPGGRIYEQREYIHNAINAIPGLSAVKPKAAFYIFPKIDTARFNIYDDEKFVLDFLHEHHILLVHGGGFNWTQPDHFRIVYLPKMEDLKFTTEKMREFLSTYKQK; this is translated from the coding sequence ATGAGAAATTTTGAGAAATCTAACAAACTTGATGGTGTAAGTTATGATGTACGTGGTCCGGTTTTAGAAGAAGCGGACAGAATGCATGAAGAAGGTATTCGTATTTTGAAACTTAATACTGGTAATCCCGCCCCCTTTGGTTTTGATGCGCCAAATGAAGTTGTCCGCGACATGATCATGAATGTTCGTAATTCAGAAGGCTATTCTGACTCAAAAGGGATTTTTTCAGCACGTAAAGCGATTGAACAATATTGCCAAGTTAAAGGATTCCCTAATGTGACGATCAATGATATCTATACAGGTAATGGCGTCAGCGAACTGATTTCAATGTGTATGCAAGGCTTATTGAATAATGGTGATGAAGTTTTAGTCCCAATGCCGGATTATCCATTATGGACAGCTTCTGTTTCTTTAGCTGGTGGAAACCCTGTTCATTATATTTGTGATGAACAAGCAGAATGGTATCCTGATATTGATGATATTAAATCTAAAGTTACGACCAATACAAAAGCAATTGTGTTGATCAATCCAAATAATCCGACAGGAGCCTTGTATCCTAAGGAAATCCTTGAACAGATCGTTGAAATAGCAAGACAAAATGATTTAATCATCTTCTCAGACGAAATCTATGATCGTTTAGTGATGGACGGACTAACGCATATACCGATCGCAACATTGGCGCCAGATTTATTTGTGGTTACTTTAAATGGACTATCAAAATCACATAGAGTTGCAGGTTTTCGTTGTGGTTGGATGGTACTTAGTGGGAATAAAAAACATGTGAAAGGGTATATAGAAGGATTGAACATGTTGGCTTCGATGCGTTTATGTTCAAATGTATTATCTCAACAAATTATTCAAACGGCTTTGGGAGGGTATCAAAGTGTAGACGACTTGTTATTGCCTGGAGGAAGAATCTACGAGCAGCGGGAATATATTCACAATGCAATCAACGCTATTCCAGGGCTTTCAGCAGTGAAACCCAAAGCAGCTTTTTATATTTTCCCAAAAATTGATACTGCCCGTTTTAATATTTATGATGATGAGAAATTTGTTCTAGATTTTCTACATGAACACCATATTTTATTGGTGCATGGTGGCGGATTTAACTGGACTCAACCAGATCATTTTAGAATTGTGTATCTTCCTAAAATGGAAGACTTGAAATTTACAACTGAAAAAATGCGTGAGTTTTTAAGTACCTACAAGCAAAAATAG